A window from Chryseobacterium phocaeense encodes these proteins:
- a CDS encoding T9SS type B sorting domain-containing protein produces LQLNITQSASPTITASSNTICYGGSVTLTSGSPTGNTWSTGATTPSITVTAPGTYTLTNTAGSCTGSPASITISAESNPDVQISGNLILCDPASTQLIASSTGTGNTYTWSTGVTGNSIAVSTPGTYTVTVKTPANCLYTKSVTVTQGNVPAIQNSSLSQCSNTATAVFDLTSAQSNISTTANISFDYYVNQADAMAGNGNTIANPAAYSSGNAIIYVRVKSATCFKIAQLQLNITQSASPTITASSNTICYGGSVTLTSGSPTGNTWSTGATTPSITVTAPGTYTLTNTAGSCTGSPASITILAESNPDVQISGNLIFCQGSSTVLTASSQSAGNTYTWSNGVNGAINTVNAPGTYTVTAITSSGCQYQKSVTVAMDNAIIVNIAPPAQINCNNSQVTLNATASVYQPGATFLWTATGGGFIVSGANTLTPTVNNGGTYTLTITSATPSGCTGQASVTVIKNITPPTITVSAPKTSICLGESVILTANGAATYNWTGLTGNGNTQMVSPTATTTYTVTGTGANGCPAQTPATITIKVVPEIVSPLQDIEICKGDKGILDAGTGPGYTYLWNTGATTPTINAELEGTYSVTISNGGCSKTFTAKVKYIAQPEILGIIYKDNTLTITIKNNGSVPAEYSIDGGIIWQPSHIFTNVMRNTQYSIKVRNTNTSCVTTTTYYTFFMSNVITPNNDGKNDVINFSEISKYGNFQGSIFDKYGKNIFKISTKTPIWDGKYLGSPLSSDTYWYRLFWEDKITKKPVETSGWILLKNRD; encoded by the coding sequence ATCGATTACTATTTCAGCTGAAAGTAATCCGGATGTACAGATATCGGGGAATTTAATACTTTGTGACCCGGCAAGCACACAACTTATTGCTTCTTCAACCGGAACCGGAAATACCTACACATGGTCTACGGGTGTAACCGGGAACAGCATTGCAGTTTCAACGCCGGGAACGTATACGGTTACGGTGAAAACACCGGCCAACTGTCTGTATACAAAATCTGTAACGGTGACGCAGGGAAATGTTCCTGCGATTCAGAATTCAAGCTTAAGCCAATGTTCAAATACCGCAACCGCTGTTTTTGATCTTACCTCGGCACAATCCAATATCAGCACAACTGCAAATATCAGCTTTGATTATTATGTGAATCAGGCGGATGCTATGGCAGGAAACGGGAATACCATTGCGAATCCTGCTGCTTACAGCTCGGGAAATGCTATAATATATGTAAGGGTAAAATCGGCGACGTGTTTTAAAATTGCCCAACTGCAATTGAATATTACACAATCTGCCTCCCCCACCATTACGGCATCTTCCAATACGATATGTTATGGGGGAAGTGTTACCCTTACATCGGGCAGCCCAACCGGCAACACATGGTCTACGGGAGCCACCACACCATCTATCACCGTAACAGCGCCGGGAACATATACCCTGACCAATACGGCTGGAAGCTGTACAGGAAGCCCGGCATCGATTACTATTTTAGCAGAAAGTAATCCGGATGTACAGATATCTGGGAATCTTATATTCTGTCAGGGATCTTCAACGGTATTAACGGCTTCTTCACAAAGTGCAGGAAATACTTATACTTGGTCCAACGGTGTAAATGGAGCAATCAATACGGTTAATGCCCCGGGAACTTATACAGTGACTGCCATTACTTCGTCGGGCTGCCAATATCAAAAGTCTGTAACCGTAGCAATGGACAATGCAATCATTGTAAATATTGCTCCCCCTGCACAGATCAACTGTAATAATTCCCAGGTTACACTCAATGCCACAGCTTCTGTATATCAACCCGGAGCTACTTTCCTCTGGACAGCTACCGGTGGAGGATTTATTGTTTCAGGAGCCAATACTTTGACCCCAACCGTGAATAATGGGGGAACCTATACCCTTACCATCACGAGTGCCACACCTTCCGGATGTACCGGGCAGGCTTCGGTAACCGTCATAAAAAACATCACTCCGCCAACAATTACAGTTTCAGCACCTAAAACTTCGATCTGCCTTGGGGAATCTGTTATTCTTACTGCGAACGGAGCTGCTACGTATAACTGGACCGGACTTACAGGCAATGGAAATACCCAAATGGTTTCGCCTACGGCAACCACAACTTACACTGTAACGGGGACCGGAGCTAATGGATGCCCTGCCCAGACACCAGCAACCATCACCATTAAAGTAGTCCCTGAAATAGTTTCCCCCTTACAGGATATTGAAATCTGTAAAGGTGATAAAGGTATTCTGGATGCCGGAACTGGTCCCGGTTACACATATTTATGGAATACAGGCGCAACCACACCTACCATTAATGCAGAGCTTGAAGGAACTTACTCAGTTACCATCAGTAATGGAGGCTGCTCAAAAACATTTACCGCCAAGGTAAAATATATTGCCCAACCTGAAATCCTGGGTATTATTTATAAAGACAATACATTAACCATTACTATAAAAAATAACGGAAGTGTTCCCGCAGAATATTCTATTGACGGCGGAATCATCTGGCAGCCCTCCCATATATTTACCAATGTGATGAGAAATACCCAGTATTCTATTAAAGTAAGAAACACCAACACTTCATGCGTAACAACCACAACGTATTATACCTTCTTTATGTCCAACGTGATCACTCCGAACAATGATGGTAAAAATGACGTGATTAATTTCAGCGAGATCAGTAAATATGGAAATTTCCAGGGAAGTATTTTTGATAAATACGGAAAAAACATTTTCAAGATCAGCACAAAAACTCCGATATGGGACGGAAAATACCTGGGCAGTCCACTCTCTTCTGACACCTATTGGTACAGATTATTCTGGGAAGATAAGATCACCAAAAAGCCGGTAGAAACCTCCGGATGGATCTTATTGAAAAACAGAGACTAA